From Bacillus sp. Bos-x628, the proteins below share one genomic window:
- a CDS encoding penicillin-binding protein 2 has protein sequence MVEKHNQGASEEKRIKRRNAWRINLFFFAVFSLFAGLVIKLGVLQIVNGEDYKKQANRTEVKTASYPSPRGKMYDARGRVVVDNESVPAIVYTSETGVKAKDKIKVARKLATYIKMDIDFLRERDIRDFWLADNPKKADKLLSKAEKKKIDGKKVYPLQVERVPKEEVQAIENDPAEKAVAAIYRRFTGGYAFEPQIVKAMDPNEKKKGDEKVALLDETKESKQTSAVSLTYDEISLVSEHLDELPGVNVINDWTRKYQYEKTLYNVLGGVTTPEQGIIKEREDYYMVRGYSRNDRVGKSYLEYQYEDFLNPEKATVQYTQVGGKLLDEIKRTEGRRGFDLALTFDMELQKEVDQIVESELRSASARNYMMDRAFVVMMNPNTGDILAMSGKKMDGRDVTDFAIGTFTTQYEMGSVVKGATVLAGYQDGMSHNQSYMDTPLYFAGNGKPKKSYHNLGWVNDLRALQKSSNVYMFHVAMRMAGITYQKNGPLPADSADLQKMRNYYAQFGLGVKTGIDLPQESSGMQTHPKTVGGLLLDEAIGQYDTYTPLQVAQYMSTIANGGKRVQPRVVKSIHLPTNKEEVGPVVKKYEPKVLNTINNTKADIDRVKMGLKMVTSSGGTADGRFGQHDVAGKTGTAQTFYYGANRSWWGNATYNLTFGGYYPSSNPEVAFSVVTPYVTDKDQVIKTIPSKIVDKYVELQKKYEKNNE, from the coding sequence GTGGTAGAGAAACACAATCAAGGTGCTTCCGAGGAGAAAAGAATAAAACGCCGGAATGCCTGGAGAATCAATCTCTTTTTCTTCGCTGTGTTTAGTTTATTTGCTGGACTTGTGATTAAGCTCGGCGTGCTGCAAATCGTCAATGGAGAAGATTATAAAAAGCAAGCAAACCGAACAGAGGTCAAAACAGCTTCATACCCGTCACCAAGAGGAAAAATGTATGACGCAAGAGGAAGAGTCGTTGTTGATAACGAGAGTGTACCTGCAATCGTTTATACTTCTGAAACTGGTGTGAAAGCGAAGGATAAGATCAAGGTAGCAAGAAAACTTGCGACTTATATAAAAATGGATATAGATTTCTTGAGAGAGCGAGACATTCGAGACTTCTGGCTTGCAGACAATCCAAAAAAAGCAGATAAGCTGCTATCAAAAGCGGAAAAAAAGAAGATCGACGGGAAAAAAGTGTATCCGCTTCAAGTTGAGCGAGTACCAAAGGAAGAAGTCCAAGCCATTGAAAACGATCCTGCCGAAAAAGCCGTTGCAGCCATTTATCGACGGTTTACAGGGGGCTATGCTTTTGAGCCTCAAATTGTGAAAGCGATGGACCCAAATGAAAAGAAAAAAGGGGACGAAAAAGTCGCTTTGCTTGATGAAACGAAGGAATCAAAGCAAACATCAGCAGTAAGTCTGACGTATGATGAGATTTCACTAGTGTCAGAGCATCTTGATGAACTGCCTGGTGTGAACGTCATCAATGACTGGACAAGAAAATATCAATATGAAAAAACACTATACAATGTACTCGGCGGTGTCACCACCCCAGAACAAGGAATTATTAAAGAGCGTGAAGATTACTATATGGTAAGAGGCTATTCGCGTAATGACCGGGTAGGAAAAAGTTATTTAGAATATCAGTACGAGGATTTCTTGAATCCGGAGAAAGCGACCGTACAATATACTCAAGTCGGCGGGAAGCTGTTAGATGAGATCAAACGGACAGAAGGCCGAAGAGGATTTGATCTTGCGCTGACATTTGATATGGAGCTTCAAAAAGAAGTAGATCAAATTGTCGAATCAGAGCTTAGATCTGCCAGTGCAAGAAACTATATGATGGACCGGGCATTTGTTGTGATGATGAATCCTAACACGGGTGACATTCTGGCCATGTCAGGAAAGAAAATGGACGGCAGAGATGTCACAGACTTTGCCATTGGCACATTTACTACGCAATACGAGATGGGATCTGTAGTCAAAGGAGCAACTGTACTAGCTGGTTATCAGGACGGCATGTCTCACAATCAGTCATATATGGATACACCCCTTTACTTTGCGGGTAATGGAAAACCGAAAAAATCTTATCATAACCTTGGTTGGGTCAACGACCTTCGAGCCCTCCAAAAAAGTTCAAACGTTTATATGTTTCATGTGGCCATGAGAATGGCAGGCATCACCTATCAAAAGAATGGTCCTTTACCGGCTGACTCTGCTGATTTACAAAAAATGAGAAATTATTATGCGCAATTTGGTCTTGGTGTGAAAACGGGGATAGACCTTCCGCAAGAATCAAGCGGGATGCAAACGCATCCTAAAACGGTCGGAGGATTGTTGCTTGATGAAGCGATCGGTCAGTATGACACGTATACTCCGCTTCAAGTAGCTCAATACATGTCTACAATTGCCAATGGGGGCAAACGTGTTCAGCCAAGAGTGGTGAAAAGCATTCATCTTCCAACAAATAAGGAAGAAGTCGGACCGGTTGTCAAAAAGTATGAACCAAAGGTGCTCAATACGATTAACAATACAAAGGCAGATATTGATCGAGTGAAAATGGGGCTAAAAATGGTCACATCATCTGGTGGGACTGCTGATGGACGCTTTGGTCAACATGATGTGGCAGGTAAAACTGGTACGGCTCAAACGTTTTACTATGGTGCTAACCGAAGCTGGTGGGGAAATGCAACATACAACTTAACCTTTGGAGGGTATTATCCTTCATCAAATCCAGAAGTGGCTTTTAGTGTCGTGACACCATATGTGACCGATAAAGATCAAGTCATTAAAACCATTCCAAGTAAAATTGTTGATAAGTATGTTGAATTACAAAAAAAATATGAAAAAAATAATGAGTAA
- a CDS encoding CAP domain-containing protein: protein MKKKSFFFSALTAATLITFTGGHSADAQELNLKQVIQVKHQAIDLHTLAAKLHISSDVNKLSASNQKEIEATLNKLIKSGQPVTGTKVIKEVNKAKNEQKQESVKKPASSKPSTSTNQNTKADQKATTATKTDSSLNAFEKEVVDLTNKERAKQGLKALTVDSKLSKSARAKSQDMKDKNYFSHTSPTYGSPFDQMKTFGITYKTAGENIAQGQRSPQEVVTAWMNSEGHRANILNKNYTHIGVGYVKDGNYWTQQFIGK from the coding sequence ATGAAGAAGAAATCATTCTTTTTTTCTGCGCTAACAGCTGCTACATTGATCACGTTCACTGGAGGGCACTCAGCAGATGCGCAAGAGCTTAACCTAAAACAAGTCATACAAGTCAAGCATCAAGCCATTGATCTTCATACACTTGCTGCAAAATTACATATCTCATCAGATGTGAACAAGTTAAGCGCATCAAATCAAAAAGAGATCGAAGCCACGTTGAACAAGCTGATTAAAAGCGGTCAACCAGTGACTGGTACAAAAGTCATCAAAGAAGTAAACAAAGCAAAGAATGAACAAAAACAAGAATCAGTGAAAAAACCAGCTTCTTCTAAACCAAGTACATCAACGAACCAAAACACAAAAGCTGACCAAAAAGCGACAACTGCCACAAAAACAGACAGCAGCTTAAACGCTTTTGAAAAAGAAGTGGTTGATCTAACAAACAAAGAGCGTGCAAAACAAGGATTAAAGGCACTTACTGTTGATTCAAAATTAAGCAAATCTGCTCGTGCTAAGTCTCAAGATATGAAAGATAAAAACTATTTCTCTCATACAAGCCCAACTTACGGATCTCCATTTGATCAAATGAAGACATTCGGTATTACTTACAAAACAGCAGGTGAAAACATTGCGCAAGGGCAAAGATCACCTCAAGAAGTTGTGACTGCTTGGATGAACAGTGAAGGTCATAGAGCCAACATATTAAACAAAAACTATACACATATCGGTGTTGGTTATGTAAAAGATGGCAACTACTGGACGCAACAATTTATCGGAAAATAA
- a CDS encoding NAD(P)-dependent oxidoreductase — MAQIKTVGFIGIGVMGSSMAGHLMDAGYDVLIYTRTKEKADALMRRGAKWKSTVKEIAEAADAVITMVGYPSDVEEVYLGEDGLIAHAAPGTFLIDMTTSKPQLAKEIDMKAREKGLLALDAPVSGGDAGARHGTLAIMIGGEKTAYEACLPLFEQMGENIQYQGPAGSGQHTKMCNQIAIAAGMIGVAEAMVYAKKSGLDPERVLKSITTGAAGSWSLSNLAPRMLKGDFAPGFYVKHFIKDMGIALEEAELMGEEMPGLSLAKSLYEKLCEEGEENSGTQSIYKLWVK; from the coding sequence ATGGCACAAATCAAGACAGTTGGTTTTATTGGAATTGGTGTAATGGGAAGTAGTATGGCAGGGCATTTAATGGACGCAGGATACGACGTTTTGATTTATACAAGAACGAAAGAAAAGGCAGATGCATTGATGCGAAGAGGTGCGAAGTGGAAAAGCACAGTCAAAGAAATAGCTGAGGCAGCGGATGCTGTCATCACAATGGTCGGTTATCCATCAGATGTGGAAGAAGTATATTTAGGTGAAGATGGGCTTATTGCCCACGCTGCGCCTGGTACATTTTTAATTGATATGACAACTTCAAAGCCACAGCTCGCAAAAGAAATCGATATGAAAGCGAGAGAAAAAGGGCTATTGGCATTAGATGCCCCGGTGTCAGGTGGAGATGCAGGAGCGAGACATGGCACCCTTGCTATTATGATTGGTGGAGAAAAGACTGCCTATGAAGCTTGCCTTCCGCTTTTTGAACAAATGGGCGAAAATATTCAATATCAAGGTCCAGCAGGGAGCGGTCAGCATACAAAAATGTGTAACCAAATTGCGATTGCAGCAGGCATGATAGGTGTTGCAGAGGCGATGGTATACGCAAAAAAATCAGGACTTGATCCTGAGCGGGTTCTTAAAAGCATCACAACAGGGGCTGCAGGAAGCTGGTCCCTATCAAACCTTGCACCAAGAATGCTAAAAGGCGATTTTGCACCGGGATTTTATGTGAAACATTTTATCAAAGATATGGGCATTGCGCTTGAAGAGGCAGAGCTGATGGGGGAAGAAATGCCAGGCTTGTCACTTGCAAAGTCATTATATGAAAAGCTGTGTGAAGAAGGAGAAGAAAACAGCGGAACACAAAGCATTTATAAATTATGGGTAAAATAA
- a CDS encoding SDR family oxidoreductase: protein MDVNLSGKKAVVAASSQGIGKAIAFALAKEGADVTLSGRHELTLKETVKELKPHVTGKLNYQVCDVADAKQIKQLIQTAAGDEKRLDILVNNTGGPKTGTLDTLTDQDWIESFQLHLLSYIRLLKEALPYLKKRGAKVLNIASISVKEPIPGLMLSNTFRPAIVGWTKTAAEELAKDGILINTLAPGKIETDRIKHLDKQRAQAENQTIEDIKAQAERDIPLGRYGQPDEFATYAAFLLSEANTYMTGQTLVIDGGLTKSL from the coding sequence ATGGATGTAAATCTATCTGGAAAAAAGGCAGTAGTTGCTGCAAGCAGTCAAGGGATTGGAAAAGCGATTGCCTTTGCCCTAGCAAAAGAAGGAGCTGATGTCACGTTATCAGGAAGGCATGAACTTACTTTGAAAGAAACGGTAAAAGAACTTAAGCCGCACGTAACAGGTAAGTTGAATTATCAAGTATGTGATGTAGCTGATGCGAAACAGATCAAACAACTCATTCAAACCGCTGCCGGTGATGAGAAGCGACTCGACATTCTTGTGAATAATACGGGCGGTCCTAAGACAGGAACGCTGGACACCTTAACCGACCAAGATTGGATAGAATCCTTTCAACTTCATTTACTCAGCTATATACGGCTATTAAAAGAAGCCCTGCCTTATTTAAAAAAACGCGGCGCAAAAGTGTTAAACATTGCTTCCATTTCGGTCAAAGAACCGATACCAGGCTTAATGTTGTCTAATACATTCAGACCCGCCATTGTTGGCTGGACAAAAACAGCCGCCGAAGAGCTTGCAAAAGATGGCATATTGATCAATACATTAGCTCCTGGAAAAATTGAAACAGATCGCATCAAACATTTGGACAAGCAGCGAGCTCAAGCGGAAAATCAAACGATTGAAGACATCAAAGCACAAGCAGAGCGTGATATTCCACTTGGACGATACGGACAGCCAGATGAGTTTGCGACATATGCGGCTTTTCTTTTATCTGAAGCCAATACATATATGACAGGTCAAACATTAGTCATTGATGGTGGATTGACAAAGTCTCTTTGA
- a CDS encoding methyl-accepting chemotaxis protein — protein MFKKLQMKIAVFTSVILILTVVAVQVGSNIVLKPLIERNAKTTTTAIAESMRDMIALKLEGYGETINKLATSTLTENFAQKQTKQITTFETDQLKGLKEQDELISLAYIGTNDGKMFAFPESDFGKGYDPTKRDWYIQAAKKPDKVLWTDPYIDKATNKMVVSAAKAIVRNGQVVGVAGLDLKLTSIQTFINEKKIPYMGTAFLVDGTGTLLAHPTEQGKNISKVASVKKAVDNSGIDNDEQLTVISKIKEANWTIGVSFQKEKLLWITKQMNQTSIIISVIAVVLAMLFSYLLARSITTPIKRLIEHVRKVSEGDLSSSLETKSQDEIGFLTKSFNQMTEGIRELIEKVKGASEQVVKSTDEVTQISNETLLSSEQIATAIQEVATGASKQASEVETINEKSEQLYEKVRHMGELASQMQTNSKSSEDASYRGLDALGLLVQKSTQANEESKKVEQMLLDLEHKTKNIENVVTAISEISDQTNLLALNASIEAARAGESGRGFAVVAEEVRKLAEQSAQSTKHISETVKLIQDESKKAAEAMTAASKMNEEQGEAINATGEALSSITMEMQALVGSIDSIHAQINQMTEEQQKMNDAIQNIAAISEESAASAEEVHASTDEQVQTLERTKVSTEMLNESSQALRQAVDRFKL, from the coding sequence ATGTTTAAGAAACTTCAAATGAAGATAGCTGTATTTACCTCAGTTATTTTAATTTTAACCGTCGTGGCAGTTCAAGTTGGTTCAAACATAGTTCTAAAGCCACTCATTGAACGCAATGCAAAAACAACAACAACAGCAATTGCAGAAAGCATGAGAGACATGATTGCACTAAAGCTTGAAGGATACGGCGAAACAATTAACAAACTGGCAACAAGTACACTCACAGAGAATTTTGCGCAAAAACAAACAAAACAAATAACGACGTTTGAAACCGATCAACTGAAAGGACTGAAGGAGCAGGACGAGCTTATTTCTCTAGCCTATATTGGGACGAATGATGGCAAAATGTTTGCATTTCCAGAGTCTGATTTTGGCAAGGGATATGACCCAACAAAACGCGATTGGTATATTCAAGCGGCTAAAAAGCCTGATAAGGTATTATGGACAGATCCATATATAGATAAAGCAACAAATAAGATGGTCGTATCAGCAGCAAAGGCCATTGTTCGTAATGGGCAGGTAGTAGGAGTGGCTGGGCTTGATTTAAAGCTGACCTCCATTCAAACATTTATTAATGAAAAGAAAATTCCTTATATGGGAACCGCTTTTTTAGTTGACGGTACTGGTACACTTCTGGCACATCCAACAGAGCAGGGGAAAAATATATCAAAAGTAGCGTCTGTAAAGAAAGCTGTCGACAATTCTGGAATTGATAATGATGAACAGCTAACAGTCATTTCTAAAATCAAAGAAGCTAATTGGACGATAGGGGTCAGCTTCCAAAAAGAGAAACTACTTTGGATCACAAAACAGATGAATCAGACAAGTATCATCATTTCTGTTATTGCCGTTGTACTTGCAATGCTCTTCAGCTATTTATTAGCAAGAAGCATTACAACGCCAATCAAGCGGTTAATAGAGCATGTTCGTAAAGTGTCTGAAGGAGATTTAAGCAGCTCACTGGAAACGAAATCTCAAGATGAAATAGGCTTTTTAACGAAAAGCTTTAACCAAATGACAGAAGGGATTCGAGAATTAATTGAAAAAGTGAAAGGCGCATCAGAGCAGGTTGTAAAATCAACAGATGAAGTCACACAAATTTCAAATGAAACGCTGTTGTCTAGTGAGCAAATTGCGACTGCCATTCAAGAAGTCGCAACAGGTGCATCTAAGCAAGCATCAGAAGTTGAAACAATTAATGAAAAATCAGAACAATTGTATGAAAAAGTTCGTCATATGGGTGAGCTTGCCTCTCAGATGCAAACCAACTCAAAATCATCTGAGGATGCGAGCTACAGAGGTCTGGATGCTCTTGGCCTATTAGTCCAAAAATCAACACAAGCAAATGAAGAATCTAAAAAGGTAGAACAAATGCTGCTGGACCTTGAGCATAAGACAAAAAATATTGAAAATGTCGTCACAGCAATCTCTGAAATCTCTGATCAGACGAACTTACTTGCTCTTAACGCAAGCATTGAAGCAGCAAGAGCAGGAGAAAGCGGACGAGGCTTCGCTGTTGTCGCTGAAGAAGTGAGAAAACTTGCTGAACAATCAGCTCAATCAACCAAACATATTAGTGAAACCGTGAAACTCATTCAAGATGAATCCAAGAAGGCAGCTGAAGCCATGACAGCAGCAAGTAAAATGAATGAGGAACAAGGAGAAGCCATTAATGCAACAGGTGAAGCGCTCAGCAGCATTACAATGGAAATGCAGGCACTTGTCGGCTCCATTGACAGCATTCATGCACAGATCAATCAAATGACAGAAGAACAGCAGAAAATGAATGATGCCATTCAAAATATTGCAGCTATTTCAGAAGAATCGGCTGCCTCAGCTGAGGAAGTGCATGCTTCAACAGATGAACAAGTTCAAACATTAGAAAGAACAAAAGTATCAACAGAAATGCTGAATGAATCCAGTCAGGCACTACGTCAGGCTGTTGACCGCTTTAAGCTGTAA
- the splB gene encoding spore photoproduct lyase has product MIKPFVPQLVYIEPRALEYPLGQELKEKFEGMGIEIRETTSHNQVRNIPGKNDLQKYRNAKSTLVIGVRKTLKFDSSKPSAEYAIPFATGCMGHCHYCYLQTTMGSKPYIRTYVNVEEILGQAEQYMNERAPDITRFEASCTSDIVGIDHLTHTLKRAIEYFGQTDLGKLRFVTKFHHVDHLLDAKHNGRTRFRFSINADYVIKYFEPGTSPLDQRIEAAVKVAKAGYPLGFIIAPIYIHDGWQEGYKVLFEKLDAALPEGVRHDITFEMIQHRFTKPAKRVIQKNYPKSKLELDEDKRRYKWGRYGIGKYIYQKDEEQELRQTLESYIEQYFPSAKIEYFT; this is encoded by the coding sequence ATGATTAAGCCTTTTGTCCCCCAGCTTGTCTATATTGAACCTAGGGCACTTGAGTACCCGTTAGGACAAGAGCTGAAAGAAAAGTTCGAAGGTATGGGGATTGAAATTAGAGAAACAACTTCACACAACCAAGTAAGAAATATACCTGGGAAAAATGATTTACAAAAGTATCGTAATGCGAAATCTACTTTAGTCATTGGTGTTAGAAAAACATTAAAGTTTGATTCATCTAAACCGTCTGCTGAGTATGCGATACCATTTGCTACAGGATGTATGGGGCATTGCCATTATTGCTACCTGCAAACCACAATGGGAAGCAAGCCCTATATTCGAACGTATGTCAATGTGGAAGAAATATTGGGTCAGGCAGAGCAGTACATGAACGAACGTGCACCAGATATTACACGCTTTGAAGCTTCTTGTACATCTGACATAGTAGGGATTGACCATTTGACGCATACACTCAAAAGAGCGATTGAATACTTTGGACAGACCGATCTTGGCAAGCTGCGTTTCGTCACAAAGTTTCATCATGTGGATCACCTGTTAGATGCAAAACATAACGGGCGTACACGGTTTCGCTTTAGCATTAATGCCGATTATGTTATTAAATATTTCGAACCAGGAACATCACCGCTCGATCAGCGGATTGAAGCTGCGGTGAAGGTAGCAAAAGCAGGTTATCCTCTTGGCTTTATCATTGCCCCAATTTATATTCATGACGGTTGGCAAGAAGGGTATAAAGTTCTTTTTGAAAAGCTGGATGCAGCTCTCCCCGAAGGTGTTAGACATGATATTACCTTTGAAATGATTCAGCACCGGTTCACGAAACCAGCGAAGCGTGTCATTCAGAAAAACTATCCGAAATCGAAGTTAGAGTTAGATGAGGATAAAAGAAGATACAAATGGGGCAGGTATGGAATTGGTAAATATATCTATCAAAAAGATGAGGAACAAGAATTAAGACAGACGTTAGAATCATATATAGAACAGTACTTTCCGTCTGCAAAAATTGAATATTTTACTTAA
- a CDS encoding transcriptional regulator SplA domain-containing protein, producing the protein MPFSEYKPGDQVYVIYRNPHAANVAQIKEAEIVSHPYNEQELALFLLETYHTLAPDDAVFSTYEEAEALYQELFESGRY; encoded by the coding sequence TTGCCTTTCTCAGAATACAAGCCAGGTGATCAAGTGTATGTCATTTATCGAAATCCCCATGCAGCAAATGTTGCACAAATTAAAGAAGCGGAAATTGTTTCACATCCATACAATGAACAAGAGCTTGCTCTATTTTTACTTGAAACGTACCATACATTAGCACCAGATGATGCCGTATTTTCAACATACGAAGAAGCAGAAGCCCTTTATCAAGAGCTATTTGAATCAGGGAGATATTAG
- the ptsP gene encoding phosphoenolpyruvate--protein phosphotransferase has protein sequence MQQLKGIGASSGVAIAKAYRLEEPDLTVHQKDINDPETEVKRFEEAIQLSKQELEAIKEHALKELGQDKADIFSAHLLVLSDPELLNPVKDKIKSDKVNAEFALKETAATFVTMFEAMDNEYMKERAADIRDVTKRVTGHLLGVDIPNPSMISEEVIIIAEDLTPSDTAQLNRQFVKGFATDIGGRTSHSAIMARSMEIPAVVGTKEATKTVKNDDLVIVDGISGDVIIRPSEDEVKAYQKKHADFLIQKAEWEKLVDKPTVTKDGVHVELAANIGTPEDVKGVLENGGEAVGLYRTEFLYMGREQLPTEEEQFDAYKTVLEKMGGKPVVVRTLDIGGDKELPYLQLPKEMNPFLGYRAIRLCLEEQEIFRTQLRALLRASTYGNLKIMFPMIATLSEFREAKAILLEEKDSLVAKGIAVSDSIEIGMMVEIPSTAIIADRFAKEVDFFSIGTNDLIQYTMAADRMNERVSYLYQPYNPAILRLITLVIEAAHKEGKWVGMCGEMAGDEIAIPILLGLGLDEFSMSATSILPARTQLSKLSKKEAESFKERILSFGTTEEVVDFVKKTFQN, from the coding sequence ATGCAACAACTGAAAGGAATTGGTGCTTCATCAGGCGTTGCGATTGCAAAAGCATATCGTCTGGAAGAACCAGATTTAACAGTTCACCAAAAAGACATCAATGATCCAGAGACAGAAGTGAAACGCTTTGAAGAAGCAATTCAACTTTCAAAACAAGAACTTGAAGCGATTAAAGAGCATGCGCTAAAAGAGCTTGGACAAGATAAAGCAGATATTTTCTCTGCACACCTTCTTGTGTTAAGTGATCCTGAGCTGCTAAATCCAGTAAAGGATAAAATCAAATCTGATAAAGTAAATGCTGAATTTGCTTTAAAAGAGACAGCGGCAACGTTTGTCACAATGTTTGAAGCAATGGACAATGAATACATGAAGGAACGTGCTGCGGATATTCGCGATGTGACAAAACGTGTAACTGGACATTTGCTAGGCGTTGACATTCCGAACCCAAGTATGATTTCTGAAGAGGTTATCATTATTGCTGAAGATTTGACACCATCTGATACAGCTCAGTTAAACCGTCAATTTGTAAAAGGTTTTGCGACAGATATCGGCGGTCGTACATCTCACTCAGCAATCATGGCAAGATCAATGGAAATCCCAGCAGTTGTTGGAACAAAAGAAGCAACAAAAACGGTGAAAAACGATGATTTAGTGATTGTTGACGGTATTAGCGGAGATGTCATCATTCGCCCTTCTGAAGATGAAGTGAAAGCGTATCAAAAAAAGCATGCGGACTTCTTAATTCAAAAAGCTGAATGGGAAAAGCTTGTAGACAAGCCAACGGTCACAAAAGACGGTGTTCATGTAGAGCTAGCTGCAAACATCGGTACGCCTGAAGATGTAAAAGGTGTACTTGAAAATGGTGGTGAAGCAGTCGGGCTATACCGAACAGAGTTCTTATATATGGGCAGAGAACAACTTCCAACAGAAGAAGAACAGTTTGATGCTTATAAAACCGTATTAGAAAAAATGGGAGGCAAACCAGTTGTAGTCCGCACACTTGATATTGGTGGCGATAAGGAACTGCCTTACTTGCAGCTTCCAAAAGAAATGAATCCGTTTCTTGGCTACAGAGCGATTCGCCTTTGCCTAGAAGAGCAGGAGATTTTCAGAACACAACTACGCGCCTTACTTCGTGCAAGTACATATGGAAACTTGAAAATCATGTTCCCTATGATTGCGACGTTATCAGAGTTTAGAGAAGCAAAAGCCATTTTACTTGAAGAAAAAGATTCATTGGTGGCAAAAGGTATAGCCGTATCAGATTCAATCGAAATCGGTATGATGGTAGAGATACCGTCAACAGCTATCATTGCCGACCGATTTGCAAAAGAAGTGGATTTCTTCAGTATTGGAACAAATGATTTGATTCAATACACTATGGCTGCTGACCGAATGAACGAGCGAGTGTCTTATCTTTATCAGCCATACAATCCGGCTATTCTTCGCCTCATTACTCTTGTGATTGAAGCAGCGCACAAAGAAGGTAAATGGGTTGGTATGTGTGGTGAGATGGCAGGAGATGAAATCGCAATCCCGATTTTACTTGGATTAGGATTAGACGAATTTTCTATGAGTGCAACATCGATCCTTCCAGCAAGAACGCAACTCAGCAAGCTTTCTAAGAAAGAAGCTGAATCATTTAAAGAGCGTATTCTATCATTTGGCACAACAGAGGAAGTCGTAGACTTCGTCAAGAAAACTTTTCAAAACTAG
- a CDS encoding phosphocarrier protein HPr, whose translation MAQQTFKVTADSGIHARPATVLVQTASKYDADINLEYNGKTVNLKSIMGVMSLGIAKGATITISASGSDENDALAALKDTMKSEGLGE comes from the coding sequence ATGGCTCAACAAACATTCAAAGTAACTGCAGATTCTGGAATTCATGCGCGTCCTGCAACAGTTCTTGTTCAAACTGCTAGTAAATATGATGCTGATATCAACTTAGAATATAATGGTAAAACAGTGAACCTTAAATCTATTATGGGTGTAATGTCTCTAGGAATTGCGAAAGGTGCTACAATCACGATCTCTGCTTCTGGTTCTGATGAAAACGACGCACTTGCTGCGCTAAAAGACACAATGAAAAGTGAAGGCCTAGGCGAGTAA